The Poecilia reticulata strain Guanapo linkage group LG4, Guppy_female_1.0+MT, whole genome shotgun sequence genomic interval CCCAAAATGGGAAATTGCCTTTTTTGGAAAACTTGCAGGGAAGCATAGATTTGACCATCTATCTGATAGTTGGAAAATATACTTCAGCGAATAATAAGTAGTTCCGTTTACTTTGACAGGTGTTCATTGATAAAAAGCACATCAGTGCAACTGACAGATGACTGGAGCTTTAGCACGTTGGCGTGTTCAGTACTTctacaataaaatgcaaatgtttttccagttttaggCCAGTGAGAGGGCAGGCTTTTGTAATGGTCAGCATGCTCTGGACATTAGATGACGACATTAACTGCTTGAAAATGCAATCGTTGATATTCAGACCATTTCTGTGGTGAGATAAACACAGTAAGACCCAGGTTATGTAgagaaaattatgatttaatgacaaaatacacacaaatccaggcagcacaggtgagtaGAGGCAAAGTACTCTCACACTGGTAGCAACAGTCAGGTCCAGACTAGACAAGGAACAAGAGACACAGGTGGATTTAAATACACATGGAGACAATCAGGGGAAACAAGGGGCAGGTGTAACCAATCAAGGGGTAGAcaggacacacagaaaaaccacATCCTTCCAATTTCTTGCCTTTTCACATTCAACTTTACAGAAAATCCAAAAAGATGGCTatcattattttacattattgtCCATGTAAAATGAATtctctaaaaacacatttggaaatTTATGGTAGTAATTCTCAgttttttcaaaagcattttagATAAGAAAATGGCCTCCACTCTGATTTACAGGACAAAATCAATGCTTTAATTGtactcaaacaaaaacatgccttAAAATTATTAGCTTGAATAATCGCACAagatatttcttcttctttttggcaTGTCGGCTGTAAACTTGAGAAAAGGTACGTACCTTGTTCAATGAAAACCACTGCATGCTTATGGCTTTGGACTCGAGTAGGTTTTTTTGGCTCACATTCATAAAGCAACACTTCACTGtgaaagttttgctttgtttgcatCTCATAATGATGGATCTGCCATTCCTCAGAGAGGGAGAAGCTACATGATGGCGTGGAAAGAAACAAGCTGCAGATCACTTGGCAGGTCCTGTTCCCGGCTTTATCAGATGCTCCTAGTCAGATTAGATCTCAACTGTATAGAACCACCAGAACggtttaattttgaaaaagtttacCTGCATGCAACTTTTAGGTGGATTTCACATCTCTTCACTTTGCCAGCTGCAATCATCTCAAGAGTCTTTTTCATCGCATCGGATGGAAAATGGATTTACTTTCAGGACATCATGCATATTGCGTGTCTTTAGAGAGTTTTTAGTGTTGAAATATCAATGAAAGTGTGATGTAGCCTAGAAAATATGTCAGCTCTTTAGAGAACCATGAACAGATATGCTTCTTCTCTGAAGCAGTATAACAATTTGTATCCAACGGCAAAATGACAAGATCATGAGCAAAAACCCCACACTTATAGAAGCTTGTTTCATAATACCGGAAATATTCAAAGTAATAACATGTGATGCAGGCAtaagacaataataataaaacatgactgaTAGTTTTAAAAGAGATTATTTGAACAGAATTTAAACTTACTCTACATATCTTTCAACAGGAACAATGGAATTTTTGCAATTAGTTTTTGCTCTTTGAGAAATGACCAAACTCTgtattatttaagaaaaaaaaagaaaaaaaaacagtgatcTGAAGCCTGTTTGTTATTGCTCTTCCTCAGTCATATACATCTGATTATGTCAATTTTACTAGACAAAGCCTTGAATGAAAACAGCTTGACACAAACGCAACAAAGTGACTGTTTTCCTATGGCAGATCTTCTGCTATGTTTCCACATAGACCCAAACAAATAATGTGCTGCGTCACTGAAGCACTGCGGGACCCACAAATGCTGGTGGTTCCCCCTGCAGTGTGAGGGAGCAGCGAtgaagggagggagagaggcGAGTGCTGCAGCGGCAGAACAACATTTAACCTGAACGAGGACTTAAGCTACAGAACGTCTGCCTTAAATCGAGTTGACAGCCATGGTAAGTTGAAAATGACTTCTGTACTCTGTAAGTACGGCTGAGCTCTGCAGCTCTGCGCACTGCATGACTGTACGACTGCTAGGATGATCTCTGGAATAACCTCAAGAGGAGTGATGCTGCAGGGTTGTTTGCAATGTGCAAGGTGCATGCAAAACGGCAGATTTAGTGCATTTGCCACCGAGGCCTCGGGTCATGTTAAGTCTTCATACGCGGCAGCAGCGTTTCGgtaaaggagaaaaacagtCAGTTGCACGGGACCCACTTGGCACTGCTTTTGTTGTGGTGATGAATTTATCCCCTCGGGACCTGCATGAGAATCCAAACAATGGACCTGAGCGTGTTGTGTTTCGCAGAATGCCCCTCTCTCCCGTGCAAGAATTAATGGATTAACCTGATGCAGCAACTTCACTGGCTTTATGTGCTGAGTCAAGCCGTACACTGGTCTGCAAACTGCAGAGCTCTGTGCATCCAAAGCAATGACAGTTAGTGAGCGTTTTAGTAAAATGAGCTGAAAGCACCCGTTTAACTAAAAGACGTTTACTGCAAAGCAGTCTCGTTGTTCCCTTTTTTGATAAAACGCATTATTAAAGTAAATGACAGGTGTAATTCTGCgggaaaaaacaacatcagtgatacaaagaaaatacatcttcATTCATGTTAAACAAGAGCTGTTCTTCAGCAGATTATAAAACAATCGTAATCTAATCTGATGTGCTTTgtatcattatttattaaacaaaaacgtAAAGCCAAAGCGAATGGGTTGTGTGTGAGAACCAAAGCATCTTTGTCCATTCATGAGAATTAAGAAGGAAAATAGCtgccagttaaaaaaaaaaaaaaaaaaagagaaaagaaaaagaaaaatctttggtTGGTTACTGTCATGAAGCAAGCAGATGTGGTttagcaaaatgtaaagaacGAAAGACCTTAGATAAGTAACCACCACTTTACATGAGACTGAAAAAGATTTTCTACACAATCTGTCTACCTAATGACAACAGGAAAGTTATTTTCTCAACAGGAAGACGTTTAAAGCTGTTTCCTATATTTGCAGGAGTGTACATCCCTGCAAAGAACTCAAGTGCTTAGGTTTGGAAGGATGGTTGCAATAATGGTTGGAACCCCCTAATTCCAACCCTCCTTCCAACACACCTTATAAGCCTAATACTCATTCCAACACTAACTCCAACCCTTATTCCAAACCTCATCCAAACATAATTCCAATCCTAGTTCCAGCCCCTCCATCTGACCCTAATTCCAATTTTCCAAATTTCTTCACAGCAATgtgaaatattgaaaaagtCCTTCAGAAAACATCAATTTGAAGTTATTGTTGCTCAAGTTGGGTCTGCAATCTACTAAAATATGAGATGCATTTAACTTTTCTACagaattttctttatttcataaatGAGTTATCAGTGTCTGGCGTTTGTGTATTTCTGGGTTCATATGCGTTGATGTTTGCTTTCTAATGGGAAACTAAAGGGACCAATTGTTTTTATGCCCAAACGTTTTAGAGATTTCCAGTTCTCCCTGGCATTTGTTATAAAGGGTAGCAAGGTAAAattcttgtctttctttctctttttttctttcttttttttttaaaggaaagctttgtttaaaaccaaacacAGTTAAAACAACTAATCCTCTAATCCCGTACCTCGAGAAGGCCAGAGTAATCTGCTGTCTGCTGCCTCACTTTTCCCTCTGTACACATAcagttgcttcttttttaagttttccaaaGAGTTTCAGCATTAACGCAAAGGTTCAAACACAGACTATGTTTTTCAGGGCATTTATATCTTGAATAAATGCGTCTGTGACATATCCGCCAGCTTAACTCTTTTTTAGGTCTGCTTAAGGGGTTTTTCCTCCTTAGGTAAGCCTGTGATGCTGATTTTCAATGTGCTCTCCTTTCGCAGTCCTCAAAGCAACGTCAGCTTCAGATCTTTGGTGAAATGTTCTTTGTCATCTTCATCCTGACTTCTGCCCTCTCTGTGTCGCCCGAGGATCTGATGGAGCCCAGGAGACGAGTGGTGCACGTGCTCGGTAATGATACCTTCACGTGTCTGACAGATACAAGTCTGATTTGAGCGCGTCATATTCGCTCAACATTCggaacattttccaaaacttttACAATTCCAAAAAGCCTGTTCAGGTTCAACAACCTCTGAACGAAGTCGACTTAGTTATGCTTTCGTCCCTTGTAGATGTTTCAAACTTCTCATTTTTGAAGCATAATGTATTTGCTAAccataaattaaatacaaagcaacacaaagtccTCTCATGAtctaatcaaaaaaaaaaaaaaaaaaaaagattgagcCTTTTTATGTTCAAAACACTCCTTGACACTTTCATGGCAGACACACAAGTTTGAGAAGAACAACAAGCAAGGAAGGGTCTAATTGCTGGGTGGCATGGATAATTGTAGGTGCCGTTATTTGGGTGtcatgtagcaaaaaaaaaacctttttgcagctctgaattaaacatttatatgtTTATGCCACAAGTCAAGCAAACATCTGCCAAAAGGAATAATTATACTCGCCTGCTATTAGGTTCAACGTACAGTCACTGGGCCGTTTCGGTGAGTCATGTTGTGTAAGAGTTTTGGCAACTTCCTAGAGAGGATAACATGACGACAAATCGATGCAGGAGGATGGGCACGCTGCACGGTGAAATGTTTGATGAGATAAAAGATGAACTCTGGATATATTGACCAATGTAAGcggattttcttatttttcatttgggaAACAGCTAAGACCTGCACAACATTAGAAAATCTTGCAAGTTAGGTAATGCTAGTAAACATTGTGCTGATGATGATAACAGTTTTATGcttattttcttgtttcctcTCCTCCCCATCTGTGCTTCTAGCACTCTGTGACCTTCGGTATTTTAGGCAATGTGTGTCCAGGGCGAGCATCTGCTGCCGTGGgactaaatattacattagcatGAAAAATGCAAGTACGCAACACTTGTAATGTATTAGGTAACAATTATTGCACTTCAAACAGTTCTTTGTTAAATGAATTTTGCACACAGTGATATTGTGATAGGGATGTGTTTgtgatatattgtgcagctctaatgGTACCTCACCAGTGTTACTAAAATGGGTTTATTTACCAATCCTAAGTTGGTGTGATGTGCATAAAAGTGTCAAAGGTCATTTGAACTGATAATCAGAAATGCTTCAGGTAGCAGTTCTGTGTCGAAAAAGCCTAAAAGAACCTACGAGACTTTACTACATAAATGCatgtatttcatttaaaatgctttttgtttacGGTGAGCTttgtcctcttcctccccccctccccccagaGGATGAGACTGGAGCTGTGATTGTGCAGACAGCCCCAGGTAAGGTGGTGACACATCGGGGTGGCTCCATCACGCTGCCCTGCAGATTTCATCATGAGCCGGAGAACACAGATCCTGCTCGCATTCGGATCAAATGGACCAAAGTGACAGATGCCCTGCAGTTCGAGGACGTCTTCGTTGCACTGGGAAAGTAAATCCTTCTTTCTAAAtttccatgtaattttctttttttttttttttactgttaaaaatcttttaatcttcAAACGGCATCAAGTGATGACTTGGGGTTTCATGAGCTGATTTTGACtcatgacacttttttttctttttttttttcacgcaACAATAAATGCCAAGCAGGGTTCACTCTGAAAGAGCTGGGATATTGCGCTCGTTGATCTTGTTGCTTCCCCCAGGCAGCAGCGTGTGTTTGGCTCATACCGGGGACGAGTGTTTTTGGAGCGGGCAGGACCAGGTGATGCCTCTGTGATCATCCAAAATGTCACCCTGGAGGACTACGGGCGCTACGAGTGTGAGGTCACTAACGACATGGAGGATGATACGGGATTCGTCAACCTTGACTTAGAAGGTCAGGAATCGGTTTGACCTCCTGCCGACATTTTTCCATCTGTACATGTTTTTCAGCTAATGAAGACTCATAATCTTGGCAGCCTTTCACtccaacacattttctgtttgggtCGCCTGCAGGAGTGGTCTTTCCCTACTACCCCCGCGACGGGCGCTACAAGCTGAATTACCACGAGGCAGAGGACGCCTGCAAACACCAGGATGCCATTTTGGCCTCTCATTCTCAGCTGCACAAAGTGAGTTCAGAAAACTGGTGGTTGTTCTGTTATGGGAGTGACTTTTGATTGGGATGGTGCGGAATTTAGCTGGATGTTTTTAGGGAGTaaaactgggatttttttttttttactttgttatgCAGCTAATGAGGATAAGAACGGTTAAATCTTCCTAAGATCTGGGTGGCGATTGTTGATTTTACCCAATGGTCGTCATTCGTGAGGATCTTGGCTTATCGATAACCTAAAGCAGGACTCTTCCactacagcttttaaaaataatggcaTAGTTACTccattgtgctatgaaatggcaccatatgcctggaaaatacataatacagcCCATTTAAATTCCTCTGGAAGCCGTTCTGCAAGGGATCTAACTGATTTTGCAGACTTTATTCCCTATCCTTTTATTGAAATGCTGTCCTTTTTTCCTTGCAATTTCATCATGCTGAGGAGAGCAAAATCAGTTAACCTCTCCTCACACATAGGTTTGAACATTGACTCCCAGGGCTGTTTTCAAACTTAATGTGTCTGCAGTAGATCGCCAATGTCTAACAAATGCCTGAAGAAAAATTACCACAGTTTATAGATAGTCAACACGTGCATAGCATTTAGGGGGGTAGTTATTCAcagtaaaatagaaatgtaaaaacaaagaagcacaAACTAATTGACAGCTAAGACTAAAAAAGCTACAGGAGAAGTCAGCACATCTTCTGTCAAAAGAGAACTGATGGCATGTATTTCTGCCTTAGTCTGTACGCATTTTCAGCCAGAAATTTCCAGAGTAGTCTGACATGAAAAGATGGCAACCCCTGTGCTCTTTGCTAAGTATTTCACATGCGTTCATGAAGAACAGGAAGACACGTGTCTGAGGAAGTCTTTGGGGTTTGCTGTGATGTCTGGACAGCCTGTAGATCAAAGATGCAGCGCtttctttgggattttattctcaaaaagcACGTCTTTGTCACTCATGTGTGCTCTGGAGCAGAGATGATGGCCAGCCTGAGTGTTCTGTTCTTGACACAAGCTGGTCAGATCAGCCTTCATCTCGTCGCCTGACAAAACCTCTGCACATCGGGACCGTCCTTCCATGTTCATGTTATCTTTGGCTCAGTATTGGACTAAAACTCTTTGCCCTatctgttttttcctcttatttctATTCAGAAACTCTTCCATGAAAGTGTCAAGTGTGAGGATAAATTTGTCACAGTCCTGTGTGAGAGACATACATTATGTCTATCGCTGAAGGACGCAGTGAGATATTTGACTGACACTACATGGTGCTTCCTTCTGCACACCAATCGTCCCACCGGGGCAATCTTCCAACACGTAGCAAAGTGTGATGCCCGCTGCACCTTGCAGGTTCTGCTGGCGTTCATGTGGAGTTTGTATTGTCGCCAACATGCTGAGGAAATGGATTAACATCTAGAACAAAAACCCTCTTTGGCATCACAGTTAACTCATGCTTACCTGTAGCGTCTGTCGTGTTTATGTCTCTTTTTTACTTTGCAAGGATTGTGGGTCTGCCGTACAAGGATTTGGTCTGTTTAAATCTCGTCATGTCTTGAAATTGCAAGGAAGGAAGGGCAGCATTTCAATAAAGGTACAGGGAATGAAGTCTggaaatataaatgtttttgtttttcttcttttttcttccacagtcCCATCTAGACCTGGAAAATGGTGAATTCACATTCAATTTGGCATGTgtatcaaataaaatacagcctTCTTTTAACCCTGGAGAACATTTATCTGCAGAATTTAACCTCCCACCActcagttttaaaaagcaacagcgAAATGATGTTAATATGCGAAATTAGGGCTTCTAGCTCAACTACAgggtcaacaaaaaaaaaaagaaagaaaggtgaAACTCAAGTTTTATGTCTACATTGAACTTTGTCACCAGGGTCAGTCAGATGTAAATGTCACACTTatatggagaaaaataaaccagatcCTAAAATCAGCGAATTGTCTCTTTGACGTTGTACCTTCAGATCTAATTGTCTAAAGGTACAACAGTCtttggcaggttttttttgtgtttttttttttacagctgtagAAAGTCTGAGTcatgcaagacattttactgcAGGTTCTCCCACTGAATCCAAAAAAGCCTCAGGCATTTAAGTGTAAGACTAATGGAGTTATGACAGAAGCAATAAATCCTATCCCCTCCATTGGTTCTAATGTCTTTAATCCTTCACTTTGGCCCACTGGCCCACATTGTGCTTCTCATCAGGCCTGGTTGGAAGGACTGGACTGGTGTAATGCTGGATGGCTGGAGGACGGCTCGGTCCAGTATCCCATCTCCAATCCCAGAGACCAGTGTGGCCGCAAGGACACCCCGGCTGGCGTCCGCAACTATGGCTACAGGCACAAGGAggatgagcgctacgacgcctTCTGCTTCACTTCTAAGCTAAATGGTGAGACGGAACAGTGAGAAACCACAGATGCGTGCACACGCCTGTATGGTTCGATCACACAGTTTCAATGTGGATGTCGGAACTGGTATCCGTGGCTACGGTCGACTGGGGGAAGAACAACGCGTCGTCAGAAACGGCATTGCAAAAGCATCACTGTGAAGAAGAAGTGCGGTTTGATGATAGGGGAACTGAggcttgttttgatttgatctcTGACTGTGATCTCGGACGCCCCGAGGCTGCTAGATTTAAATCAGGCTGTGAGTACTCAGTCCTGTAAGGGACACAGTGTCCTCTGGGTGCAAAGCGTCGCCTTTCATCTCCCAGAGCTTTCATTTACATCACATACCCAAACCAAGTCTGAGCACGGCGGCGCTTTCGGGTTCACACACCCAAACAGAGTTTGAACAGTCAAACACTGGGTTCATGTTCGCTCAGTCAAAGGCAATGCACAGTCCCATGGGTGTAGGGGGGGGGTAAACGTGACATGATCCAAATGCATGACAAGAAAAGGCTGTAACATAATAATCTGATTGATGCTTGCTTTGTGGagatacagaaaatatttaagcatattttactgaaatcaTCATTTAGACAAGGAAATTATATTAGATCACGGTCATTATGTTTGTTAAAAGGCATTAGCTACGATCTGGATTAAGAAAAGCTTTAAGATGTAGAGTGAACCAGACTCGTCTCTGCGTGGAACAGGTAAGCAAATAAAATTTATGAGAAAAtatctgttcattttaaaattataaatccaacttaaattctttcttttttggtgTGGATTAAGCATACAGTGCCTTTCCAAAGGATTAATACCATCCCCAGATGATGAGCTTGTAGTGGGAATGGTATCGGCCTCTGTGGGTCTCCTGGGTTTTTCTCCTTGACCATTGTGTGGTCCACACTGCGTCTCGTGTCCATATTTGCCCCCGGACTGCTGTGGTTTTATCCATGTCAGCAGCCCTGGGGGGACTGCTCCCAGATTGTTTTGGATGTACCCCCCCACCTTCAGCCTCTCCATTGTCCTTTCTCCACAACTTAATTACAGATAACCTGGACCTCCACATCTGTGCCCCCTTTCACACACCTACTGAGATATGCACAGGGGCTCTAAAAGGGTTCTCCCAACCCATTTTTGGATCTTTGCTCTCTGTCCTTGACATACAACCTGCACTGCcttttatttcataaagtcAACTGGATCAGGATGAATATCCTATTTCCCCCCTTTTATAAAGCAAATCTACCGCCGTTCAGTTTGCCCAAGCTGAGTCGTAAACATTTATCCCAAGCTTTTAACATCCTTTAGGGCGTAGTTTGTCATTTCAAAATAGAGTATGGCAGCTCCGAACCTACCAAGACATTGTTTTCTACCCAAATCAGAAGAAGAGGGgattaatctgagaaaaaaaccgAAGAGCTCCTGAAACATCGTGTTGATCACATCATACTCCTTGGATGCTTTCTTCTTCAGTCTAAACAGGGAAACTGGTGGCAGTTTATGGCGGAGTTTGtaaaggaacaaaaataatatttggatCTCTAAAAGTTCACAGCTGGTAGAAACATGCTCCAAATTGGTGCAGCTGTAATCACAGTTGTTTCTAAAATACAGgaaattcaaattcagtttaaaaatatttgatcattcCCAGacggaaattaaatgttactaTAACTCATGCAATCCAAACGTTCTTAAGAAAGAGTTGTTGTTGAGTAAAAATGCATGACACAcgtcttagatttttttttttttttattcggcaaaatgcacaacaacaacacactgCTAGGAGCTGATCCATCACACACAATTTCCCTAAATGCATTAAAGTCTGTTGCTACAACatgacaaactgtgaaaaagctTAAAGGGGATATTATCATTTGTGTTGAACTTTAACAGCTTTAGAAACATTATTTCtgttctgaaaaaaaacctccaacataaattcatatttatatgttttgacCAATATTGAAGATTGaagacattcataaaaaaaaaaaagttcaaactaaGATAAAAAGTTCCTTTTAGGCTTCATAATTGGCGTTCAGAAGGAGCATCCATGTTTTTCCTCAgacagaaaaagctgatttgacAGGAAGCTGACATAACCGCTCATTGCTTCCCATGTGTGTTAATTACTGCAGACAGTCTGTTGCAGGCAGGAGGTTTCAGCGGTGGCCCAGTCAGATACTGTATCTCAGTCCAGCTGGAAGGCCTTTTACTGAAAGTCCCCTGGGGAAATATGAGACAATATTCTGCCACTCTAATAGTCAGCAGTCACATTAACAAGCAGAAAATCTATAGCTGA includes:
- the hapln4 gene encoding hyaluronan and proteoglycan link protein 4, whose protein sequence is MSSKQRQLQIFGEMFFVIFILTSALSVSPEDLMEPRRRVVHVLEDETGAVIVQTAPGKVVTHRGGSITLPCRFHHEPENTDPARIRIKWTKVTDALQFEDVFVALGKQQRVFGSYRGRVFLERAGPGDASVIIQNVTLEDYGRYECEVTNDMEDDTGFVNLDLEGVVFPYYPRDGRYKLNYHEAEDACKHQDAILASHSQLHKAWLEGLDWCNAGWLEDGSVQYPISNPRDQCGRKDTPAGVRNYGYRHKEDERYDAFCFTSKLNGKVYFLKRFKKVNYAEAVKACVRDGSAVAKVGQLYAAWKFQLLDRCEAGWLEDGSIRYPIVNPRSRCGGSHPGVRHLGFPDKKFRLYGVYCFREYMDETAGGTKVTKPLKESLIKRKSSNSIPANATNAI